CGTCTCCGTTCGAAGATTCTTTCGGTTTCCATGAGCGGCATGTGGTGGAAAACAAGGACCGAGCCACCGCCCGCCTGCCGTTCTTTCTCGACCAGTGGGACAAGGCGATCTGGACGCGGGGTTTCGAAAAACCGAGCCGCGTCACCTATCGCCGGCGCGAGGATTACAAATCCTCCCTCGGCGCCTTCGTCTGGAGCCTTCCCGAAGACCTGCATTCCGACAATTTCGTTTCCGCGCTCGCCCAGATGTGGCTCGACGCCTATACCGGAAACGAGCCCTTTTTCCTACAGATCGGCATTCCCGGCCCGCATCCGCCCTATGATCCGACCCAGGAATACCTGGACATGTATGCGGATGCCGAGCTGCCGGAGCCGATCCTCAGTGCCGAGGATATCGAAGCCCAGCCAGCGGCGCTAAAGGTGCTGCGCGGCCAGCATCTTGCCGTCGATCACGATGCGGTCGTGCATCTGCCGGATCCGACGAAGGAGCAGACGCGCCGGCAAAGGCAGCATTATTTCGCCAATGTCTCGATGATCGATACGCAGATGGGCAAGCTGATCGAGGCGGTGGAGCGGCGCGGCGTCCTTGACGATACGATCATCATCTTCACCTCCGACCATGGAGACAGCCTGAACGACCACGGGCACAGCCAGAAATGGTCGATGTATGAACACAGCGTCCGGGTACCGGCGATCGTCTGGGCGCCGGGCAAGGTAGCGGAAGGCAGGGTGGTGGACGACCTCGTCTCGCTCTTCGATTTCGCGCCGACCATTCTGGACATGGCCGGCGTGCCGGTGCCGGACTGGATGGAGGCGCAGTCGCTGATGCCCTATCTCAACGGCGAGGACTGCACGCCCCGGAAATACGTCTTTTCCGAACATGCCGGCGACCGGATTTTCAGCGGCACCACATTCATGACGATGATCCGCAGCGAACGATACAAGCTGGTGCATTTCGTTGACAGCGATGAGGGGCAGCTGTTCGACATGCAGGCGGATCCGACCGAGGTGAACAATCTCTGGTCCGACCCGGCAGCTCGGGCGATAAAACAGGAGCTGATCAACGCGATCCTCACCTGGCGCATCGAAAGCGCGCTGAAGACGCAAGGGTGGACGCTCGCCAGCGTAAAACTCGGCGCCAATTCCAGCCGCACGCCGGAAAGCAGGTCTAGGCAGGGCGGGGCATGAGTGCCTAGGCTGGGCCCTGCCTTGTGCTGTCGCGCAACACCAGCTGCCAGTCCACGACCGTCGTCTGCGGTTCGCCGCCATTGATGCGGGCGAAAATCGCGTCGGCGGTGAGGCGGCCGATCTTTTCGCGGTCGGGGCGGATGGTGGTGAGCGGCGGGGTGACGCAGGCTGCCGCCTCGTTGTCGCCGAAAGCGATCACGCCGATATCTTCGGGCACGCGTCTGCCGCGTTTGCGCAGCGCTCTCAGGACACCGAAGGCGATGATGTCGCTGTTGCAGGCGATCGCATCGATATCGGGGTGGTTTTCGAGCAGGTCTTCGGCCAGCCTTTCGCCAAGATCCGGGCTGCCGCCCTGCTGTGCTGTGCGTTTGGCGATCGGCGCGAGGCCGGCCTTCTCGGCTTCCGTTTCCAGACCGATAAGACGTTTTTGCGCGCGCCGATCGTTTTCGCGCAGGCTGCCGACGAAGGCGAGTTTCTTGTAACCCTGGTCGATAAGGTGTCTCGCCTGTGCCGCGCCGACGGCGCGATGGTCGAAACCGATCGCGGTGTCGATTACGCTGCCGTCCGTATCCCACATCTCGATGATCGGAATGCCGGAGGCTTTCAGCAACTCGACGACTTTGGGTGGATGATCGACGCCGATGATCGCCACGGCCGCCGGCCGCCAGCTGAGGATCGAGCGCACCAGCTTCACTTCCTGCTCGGGATTGTAACGGGTATTGGCCAGCATGACCTGCAGGTCGCGTTCGAGCAGCGAAGATTGCAGCGTATCGATGATACTCGCGAATTCCGAATAATAGAGCGAGGTGACGACGACGCCGACGATATCGGTGCGCATGCCCGAAAGACCGCCGGCCAGCCGGTTCGGCACATAGTTCAGCTCTTCCATCGCCGTATTGATGCGCTTGCGCAATTCGGCGCGCACCGTGTTCGGCGCCCGCAAGGCCCGCGACACCGTGTTGACGGAGACACCGACCTTTTCGGCGATCGAGGCGAGCGTCGGCACAGGGCGGGTCTCCCGCTCAGTATCGGGCTTGTTCCCGTCAAGGCGCTTGTTATCCATGTCGATCGTCATAGGTCATAACCTGCCGGATACGCTTTTATTCGCAGACACGAGATTGATCGGAACGGTGAGAGTGATCGTTGCGTTAACGATAACTTTGTGCCATCAATTGCCGTGAGAGGCAAGTAAAAGGCGGGAAGAGGGCCTTTTGCCTGATGGAAATGGCCGTCGTAGGCACGCTTGCGACGGAGAGGAGCAGGATTGATGGCTGACAGGCCGAACATCATTTTGATCATGACCGATCAGCAGCGTTACGATTCCATCGCAGCGCTCGGTTACCCCTATGCCCATACCCCGAATATCGACGCGATGATCGAAAAGGGCGTGGCGCTGACCAATTGCCACATCACCGCGCCGAGCTGCGTGCCCTCGCGCGCGAGCCTGTTCACCGGCTATTATCCGCATACGACCGGCGTGCTCGCCAATGGCCAGAAATGGCAGCATACCTGGGTCGAGAGCCTGCGCGACGCCGGTTATCGCTGCGTCAATGTCGGCAAGATGCACACCATTCCCTACAATTCCGACAGCGGTTTTCACGAACGTTACGTGGTGGAAAACAAGGACCGCTACATGGAAGGGCGCTGGTATTTCGACGAATGGGACAAGGCGCTCGCCGCCAATGGTCTCGTTAAACAGCAGCGCGAATTTTATCGCGAGCGGGAGGATTATCGGGAAAGGCTCGGCTGTTTCGACTGGAAACTGCCGGAGGCGCTGCATTCCGACGCCTTTGTTGGCAATATGGCCAAGTGGTGGGTGGAGACCTATCCACCGACCGAGCCGCTTTTCCTGCAGGTCGGTTTCCCCGGTCCGCATCCGCCCTTCGATCCGCCGGCGCATTACACGGAGCGTTACCTGAAGCGCAACGACCTGCCGCTGCCGAAGCCGACAAAAGAAGAACTCGACAGCCTGCACCAGGAGCTGAAGGACAAACGTCAGCACGATGTCGAGGTCGATCACGATTCCGTCGTCTGGAGCCTCGATCCGACCGAAGACCAGATGCAGCGGCTCTGGGCGCATTATCTCGGCAATGTGACGTTGATCGACGAGAAGGTCGGCGAGCTGCTCGCGTCGCTGAAGGAGCGCGGTTATCTGGAAGATGCGATCGTCATCTTCACCTCCGACCATGGCGAGTGCCTCGGCGAACACGGGCTGATCCAGAAATGGTCGATGTATGATATCGTCACCCGCGTGCCGACGGTGATCTGGTCGACGTCGGGCCGTTTCGAAGGCGGCCGTACCGTCGATGGATTGTGCCAGCTTTTCGATCTCGGCCCGACCATTCTCGATTATGCCGGCATCACCCCGCCGAAGACGTTCGAGGCCAAAAGCCTGCGGCCGGCGCTGGAAGGAAAAGACTGGACGCCGCGCGCGCACGTCTTCTGCGAACAGATCGGCGATGTGGCCATGGCCGGCGGCGTCGAATTTATGACCGGGGTGCGCAGCGACCGATGGAAGCTCGTGCATTTCAAGGGTTCGGCCGACGGTCAGCTGTTCGATCTCGAAAACGATCCGAAGGAGGTGAAAAACCTCTGGAGCGATCCGGCTTACGATGATCGCAAGCGCGAGCTTCTCGACGTGATGCGCGACTGGCTGATCGAATCCAATTTCAAGACACGGGATGTCATGGCGGCGGCACGCTAAGCCGCTGCCGACGGACTGGCCAAAAGCTCGGGAGGAGTGATCTTGGCGGTGATGGAAAACGAAACGACACATCAAGGCGCAAGCGGGCTTTCCCCGTTATCGCGCCCCTTCGGCATGCTGACGATCAATATCGTCGCCGTCGTCGTCGGCATCTTGCTCTGGGCGCTGGTGACGTCCTTCGGCGTGGTCGGGTTGCCGACACCGCTTGCGGTCGCCAAACAGGCGGTGATCCAGGCGGAAAACGGGCTTTTGTGGTCGGATGCGCTGGCCAGCCTCGGCCGCGTCTTCACCGGTTTTGCGCTCGGCATCCTCGTCGCCATCCCGGTCGGTTTCCTGATGGGCTGGTACAGAATAGCCCGCGCCATCATCGAGCCTTATGTGCAGTTCTTCCGCACCATTCCGCCGCTCGCCATCATTCCCCTGGCGATCGTGACGATGGGGATCGACGAGATGCCGAAGATTTTCGTTATCTTCCTCGCCTCGTTCCTGTCTTCCGTCGTCGCCACCTATCAGGGCGTCATCAGCGTCGACAGGACGATGATCAATGCCGCCCGCGTGCTCGGCGCCAATGATTTCACCATCTTTCGCCGGGTCATCGTGCCGGCCTCGCTGCCCTATATCATGGTCGGCGTGCGCATCGGCCTCGGCTCATCCTGGTCGACCGTGGTTGCCGCCGAACTGATCGCCGCGCAATCCGGCCTCGGTTTTCGCATGCAGCAGGCGCAGCTCTATTACGACCTTCCGACCATTTTCGTCAGCCTGATCTCGATCGGCATTCTGGGCCTGATCATGGATCGGATCGTCATGGCGATCGATGGTGTTCTGACCGCATGGCAGGAGAAGCTATGACCCCGAAAATCTCGTTCAGAAACGTCCGCAAGACCTTCGACATCGCCGGCAAGACGGCGTTTACCGCGCTTGAAGGGCTCAACCTCGATATCGAGGATGGTGAGTTCATCACCGTTGTCGGCCCCTCCGGCTGCGGCAAGTCGACGGCGATGAATATTGCTGCGGGCCTCACCATGCCGACATCAGGACAGGTTCTCGTCGATAATGCACCGGTCAAGGGGCCGGGGCCTGAGCGGGGCGTGATTTTTCAGCAATATGCGCTGTTCCCCTGGCTGACGGTGCGCGAAAACGTCGAGTTCGGCTTGCAGATCTCGGGCAAGCCGAAGGCGGAGCGGCGGCGGATCGCCGATCACTTCATAGAGCTCGTCGGTCTCTCGGACTTTGCCAATTCGCTGCCAAAGACTTTGTCGGGCGGTATGAAGCAGCGTTGCGCAATTGCCCGCGCCTATGCGGTCAATCCGAAAATCCTGCTCATGGATGAGCCTTTCGGAGCACTGGATGCTTTGACCCGCGTCCAGCTTCAGGATCAGCTGCTTGCCATGTGGAGCAAGGAGCGGCGCACGGTGATGTTCATCACCCATGATGTGGACGAGGCGGTCTATCTCGCGAGCCGCGTCATCGTCATGGCGGCGCGTCCGGGCCGGCTGCACAAAATCGTCAATGTCGATCTGCCTTATCCCCGCACAGAGGACATGCGGCTTTCGACCGAATTTTCAGAATTGCGCAACGAGGTCTGGCGGTCGGTCTATCACCCGGCCGCTGCCGCCTGATCGCTGCGAAAGAATGCATCAGCCCGTCAAAGGAGGAATGACCATGCTGACGAGACGTAATCTTATGGTGACCAGCGCCGCTCTTGCCGGCGCAAGCGTGTTTTCGATCGGTGGCAAGGCCAGGGCCCAGTCCGCCGACATGAGCATCGGTTACATTGCCGATTTCCCGAATGCGAGCGTGCTGGCGATCGCCAAGGAACAGAAGCTTTGGGAAGCCGAAGGCATCGAGCCCTCGGTAAAGGTCTTCACCAACGGCCCGATCCAGATCCAGGCCATGGGCGCGGGCAGCCTGAATTTCGGCACGATCGGCCCCGGCGCGCTGTGGCTGCCGGCAAGCGGCCGCGCCAAGGTTGTCGGCGTCAACGATATCGGCTTTTCCGATCGGGTTATCGCGCAGGGCAGCATAACGTCCATGGCTGACCTCAAGGGCAAGAAGGTCGGCGTGCCGCAGGGTACTTCGGGCGACATGATCCTGCGGATGGCGCTGACCAAGGCCGGCCTGACCATCAACGATATCCAGATGGTGCCAATGGATCCGTCCACCGTGGTCGCCGCCTTCACCTCGAAACAGATCGAGGCGGCCGGCATCTGGTATCCTCTGATCGACACCATCAAGCCGCGTGTGCCCGACATGAAGGAATTGGCCTCCAACCAGGATTTCTACCCGCGAACCTCGTTCATCAACACCTTCGTGGCGCGCAATGAAGTGGTCGAGCAGAACCCGGATCTCGTCAAGAAATTCCTCCGTGTGATGAAGAAGGCGATGGATTATCGTGTCGCCAATCTCGATCATTCGATCGAGATCACCACGGCCTTCCTCAACGCACCGAATGAGGCGACCGACAAGGTGGCCCGCAGCCGCAAGATGCTGACCTCGAAGGAACTCGACGCCTTCACCAAGGACGGCACGGTCAACAAGTGGCTGACGGATTTCAACAAGATGTTCCAGGAGTTCGGAACGGTGAAGGAGCCGCTTGCGCCGGAGATGTTCTATACTGGTGATCTATTTATCAGCGCCTGATTGCCACAGCTGGTGACAATTAACGGAATCCCATCGAAGCGATGGTCGGGAATGGTTCCCGACCATTCCAATCCTCTGGTAATGCAATAAGAATTTTCTTTGAAAACAAAATCCCCTCGCTTACTGTCTC
This portion of the Neorhizobium sp. NCHU2750 genome encodes:
- a CDS encoding sulfatase-like hydrolase/transferase; amino-acid sequence: MSDSSKKPNIIFVITDQQRFDTIAAGGFAYMKTPNLDRMVREGTYFRQTYVTSPSCAPSRASLFTGVYPHTNGVFRNDEPWAFSWVQLMADAGYRCVNVGKMHTSPFEDSFGFHERHVVENKDRATARLPFFLDQWDKAIWTRGFEKPSRVTYRRREDYKSSLGAFVWSLPEDLHSDNFVSALAQMWLDAYTGNEPFFLQIGIPGPHPPYDPTQEYLDMYADAELPEPILSAEDIEAQPAALKVLRGQHLAVDHDAVVHLPDPTKEQTRRQRQHYFANVSMIDTQMGKLIEAVERRGVLDDTIIIFTSDHGDSLNDHGHSQKWSMYEHSVRVPAIVWAPGKVAEGRVVDDLVSLFDFAPTILDMAGVPVPDWMEAQSLMPYLNGEDCTPRKYVFSEHAGDRIFSGTTFMTMIRSERYKLVHFVDSDEGQLFDMQADPTEVNNLWSDPAARAIKQELINAILTWRIESALKTQGWTLASVKLGANSSRTPESRSRQGGA
- a CDS encoding LacI family DNA-binding transcriptional regulator, which produces MTIDMDNKRLDGNKPDTERETRPVPTLASIAEKVGVSVNTVSRALRAPNTVRAELRKRINTAMEELNYVPNRLAGGLSGMRTDIVGVVVTSLYYSEFASIIDTLQSSLLERDLQVMLANTRYNPEQEVKLVRSILSWRPAAVAIIGVDHPPKVVELLKASGIPIIEMWDTDGSVIDTAIGFDHRAVGAAQARHLIDQGYKKLAFVGSLRENDRRAQKRLIGLETEAEKAGLAPIAKRTAQQGGSPDLGERLAEDLLENHPDIDAIACNSDIIAFGVLRALRKRGRRVPEDIGVIAFGDNEAAACVTPPLTTIRPDREKIGRLTADAIFARINGGEPQTTVVDWQLVLRDSTRQGPA
- a CDS encoding sulfatase-like hydrolase/transferase, translating into MADRPNIILIMTDQQRYDSIAALGYPYAHTPNIDAMIEKGVALTNCHITAPSCVPSRASLFTGYYPHTTGVLANGQKWQHTWVESLRDAGYRCVNVGKMHTIPYNSDSGFHERYVVENKDRYMEGRWYFDEWDKALAANGLVKQQREFYREREDYRERLGCFDWKLPEALHSDAFVGNMAKWWVETYPPTEPLFLQVGFPGPHPPFDPPAHYTERYLKRNDLPLPKPTKEELDSLHQELKDKRQHDVEVDHDSVVWSLDPTEDQMQRLWAHYLGNVTLIDEKVGELLASLKERGYLEDAIVIFTSDHGECLGEHGLIQKWSMYDIVTRVPTVIWSTSGRFEGGRTVDGLCQLFDLGPTILDYAGITPPKTFEAKSLRPALEGKDWTPRAHVFCEQIGDVAMAGGVEFMTGVRSDRWKLVHFKGSADGQLFDLENDPKEVKNLWSDPAYDDRKRELLDVMRDWLIESNFKTRDVMAAAR
- a CDS encoding ABC transporter permease; amino-acid sequence: MLTINIVAVVVGILLWALVTSFGVVGLPTPLAVAKQAVIQAENGLLWSDALASLGRVFTGFALGILVAIPVGFLMGWYRIARAIIEPYVQFFRTIPPLAIIPLAIVTMGIDEMPKIFVIFLASFLSSVVATYQGVISVDRTMINAARVLGANDFTIFRRVIVPASLPYIMVGVRIGLGSSWSTVVAAELIAAQSGLGFRMQQAQLYYDLPTIFVSLISIGILGLIMDRIVMAIDGVLTAWQEKL
- a CDS encoding ABC transporter ATP-binding protein; translation: MTPKISFRNVRKTFDIAGKTAFTALEGLNLDIEDGEFITVVGPSGCGKSTAMNIAAGLTMPTSGQVLVDNAPVKGPGPERGVIFQQYALFPWLTVRENVEFGLQISGKPKAERRRIADHFIELVGLSDFANSLPKTLSGGMKQRCAIARAYAVNPKILLMDEPFGALDALTRVQLQDQLLAMWSKERRTVMFITHDVDEAVYLASRVIVMAARPGRLHKIVNVDLPYPRTEDMRLSTEFSELRNEVWRSVYHPAAAA
- a CDS encoding aliphatic sulfonate ABC transporter substrate-binding protein, whose product is MLTRRNLMVTSAALAGASVFSIGGKARAQSADMSIGYIADFPNASVLAIAKEQKLWEAEGIEPSVKVFTNGPIQIQAMGAGSLNFGTIGPGALWLPASGRAKVVGVNDIGFSDRVIAQGSITSMADLKGKKVGVPQGTSGDMILRMALTKAGLTINDIQMVPMDPSTVVAAFTSKQIEAAGIWYPLIDTIKPRVPDMKELASNQDFYPRTSFINTFVARNEVVEQNPDLVKKFLRVMKKAMDYRVANLDHSIEITTAFLNAPNEATDKVARSRKMLTSKELDAFTKDGTVNKWLTDFNKMFQEFGTVKEPLAPEMFYTGDLFISA